A part of Odontesthes bonariensis isolate fOdoBon6 chromosome 23, fOdoBon6.hap1, whole genome shotgun sequence genomic DNA contains:
- the mazb gene encoding myc-associated zinc finger protein isoform X1: protein MDAAWSNFLFQSTPTQNQVDGSLQSELMQVHTSSPQTPPTEHIAQPPSTVDTTALSEEPLPVKPVSRPARAQHICAICNKQFKNNYNLRRHQSVHTGVRMKDRAREQAEGAKEGAAGQVVVAAAAPLAMAVGAGGRTERPTVPLSLLHLSAPPPLAPPGVLAGAQQPLLGGQDGEGVAMANVMASVNPHAPPPAAVVMATGATVQRPTNPNPNPVRKNHACETCGKAFRDVYHLNRHRLSHSDEKPFSCPICQQRFKRKDRMSHHVRSHQGGVEKPYICPHCGKAFSRPDHLNSHVRQVHSSERPFKCPTCESSFATKDRLRAHMIRHEEKVPCHICGKLLSAAYITDHMRVHNQSQHHSCHLCNRSFTTLTYLRVHAQKHHGQEWKESPGGFGGTASGGVLVCQLCGVHCKTPTQLQGHMGTHSNNQGAPSPVTSNVAASSSVSLSNMVSAPTVYVTGNTVVDLLVTDCSSIAAPQSHS, encoded by the exons ATGGATGCTGCTTGGAGCAATTTTCTCTTCCAG AGTACTCCCACCCAAAACCAAGTGGACGGGAGCCTCCAATCAGAGCTCATGCAAGTGCATACGAGCTCTCCCCAGACCCCACCCACAGAGCACATTGCACAGCCTCCTTCAACTGTGGACACCACTGCTCTCAGTGAGGAACCCCTGCCAG TGAAGCCAGTGTCCCGGCCGGCCCGCGCGCAACACATCTGTGCCATCTGCAACAAGCAGTTCAAGAACAACTACAACCTGCGGCGGCACCAGTCGGTCCACACTGGGGTACGCATGAAGGACAGGGCCAGAGAGCAGGCGGAGGGAGCAAAGGAGGGAGCAGCTGGCCAGGTGGTGGTGGCGGCAGCGGCCCCGCTGGCGATGGCGGTGGGGGCCGGAGGGAGGACGGAGAGGCCCACTGTTCCCCTCTCCCTGCTGCACCTCTCCGCGCCTCCCCCTCTCGCCCCTCCCGGCGTGCTGGCGGGCGCCCAACAGCCTCTTCTGGGTGGTCAGGATGGTGAAGGGGTGGCCATGGCAAACGTAATGGCTAGTGTTAACCCTCATGCTCCGCCTCCTGCTGCTGTCGTCATGGCCACAGGGGCGACAGTACAG CGGCCCACAAATCCCAACCCAAATCCCGTGAGGAAGAACCACGCCTGCGAGACATGTGGCAAGGCCTTCCGAGACGTCTACCACCTCAACCGCCACCGCCTGTCCCACTCGGACGAGAAACCTTTCTCCTGTCCCATCTGCCAGCAGCGCTTCAAGAGGAAGGACCGCATGAGCCACCATGTGCGCTCGCACCAGGGTGGTGTGGAAAAACCCTACATCTGCCCTCACTGCGGCAAGGCTTTCTCCAG GCCTGACCATCTCAACAGTCATGTCAGACAGGTGCACTCCTCAGAGCGTCCCTTCAAATGCCCC ACTTGTGAGTCCAGCTTTGCCACGAAGGATCGCTTGCGTGCGCACATGATTCGTCACGAGGAGAAGGTGCCCTGCCACATCTGTGGGAAGCTCCTGTCTGCCGCTTACATCACGGATCACATGAGGGTGCACAACCAGTCGCAGCACCACTCCTGCCACCTCTGTAACCGCA GTTTCACCACGCTGACGTACCTTCGTGTTCACGCCCAGAAACACCACGGCCAAGAGTGGAAGGAGAGTCCCGGGGGCTTTGGCGGCACGGCCTCTGGTGGTGTTCTCGTCTGCCAACTGTGCGGCGTCCACTGCAAGACGCCCACTCAGCTCCAGGGGCACATGGGCACCCACAGCAACAACCAGGGTGCCCCGAGCCCCGTCACTTCTAATGTGGCTGCCAGCAGCTCTGTCTCCCTTAGCAACATGGTGTCGGCGCCCACCGTCTATGTCACCGGTAACACAGTGGTGGACCTGCTTGTCACAGACTGCTCTAGCATTGCAGCACCACAGTCCCACAGTTAG
- the mazb gene encoding myc-associated zinc finger protein isoform X2, protein MDAAWSNFLFQSTPTQNQVDGSLQSELMQVHTSSPQTPPTEHIAQPPSTVDTTALSEEPLPVKPVSRPARAQHICAICNKQFKNNYNLRRHQSVHTGRPTNPNPNPVRKNHACETCGKAFRDVYHLNRHRLSHSDEKPFSCPICQQRFKRKDRMSHHVRSHQGGVEKPYICPHCGKAFSRPDHLNSHVRQVHSSERPFKCPTCESSFATKDRLRAHMIRHEEKVPCHICGKLLSAAYITDHMRVHNQSQHHSCHLCNRSFTTLTYLRVHAQKHHGQEWKESPGGFGGTASGGVLVCQLCGVHCKTPTQLQGHMGTHSNNQGAPSPVTSNVAASSSVSLSNMVSAPTVYVTGNTVVDLLVTDCSSIAAPQSHS, encoded by the exons ATGGATGCTGCTTGGAGCAATTTTCTCTTCCAG AGTACTCCCACCCAAAACCAAGTGGACGGGAGCCTCCAATCAGAGCTCATGCAAGTGCATACGAGCTCTCCCCAGACCCCACCCACAGAGCACATTGCACAGCCTCCTTCAACTGTGGACACCACTGCTCTCAGTGAGGAACCCCTGCCAG TGAAGCCAGTGTCCCGGCCGGCCCGCGCGCAACACATCTGTGCCATCTGCAACAAGCAGTTCAAGAACAACTACAACCTGCGGCGGCACCAGTCGGTCCACACTGGG CGGCCCACAAATCCCAACCCAAATCCCGTGAGGAAGAACCACGCCTGCGAGACATGTGGCAAGGCCTTCCGAGACGTCTACCACCTCAACCGCCACCGCCTGTCCCACTCGGACGAGAAACCTTTCTCCTGTCCCATCTGCCAGCAGCGCTTCAAGAGGAAGGACCGCATGAGCCACCATGTGCGCTCGCACCAGGGTGGTGTGGAAAAACCCTACATCTGCCCTCACTGCGGCAAGGCTTTCTCCAG GCCTGACCATCTCAACAGTCATGTCAGACAGGTGCACTCCTCAGAGCGTCCCTTCAAATGCCCC ACTTGTGAGTCCAGCTTTGCCACGAAGGATCGCTTGCGTGCGCACATGATTCGTCACGAGGAGAAGGTGCCCTGCCACATCTGTGGGAAGCTCCTGTCTGCCGCTTACATCACGGATCACATGAGGGTGCACAACCAGTCGCAGCACCACTCCTGCCACCTCTGTAACCGCA GTTTCACCACGCTGACGTACCTTCGTGTTCACGCCCAGAAACACCACGGCCAAGAGTGGAAGGAGAGTCCCGGGGGCTTTGGCGGCACGGCCTCTGGTGGTGTTCTCGTCTGCCAACTGTGCGGCGTCCACTGCAAGACGCCCACTCAGCTCCAGGGGCACATGGGCACCCACAGCAACAACCAGGGTGCCCCGAGCCCCGTCACTTCTAATGTGGCTGCCAGCAGCTCTGTCTCCCTTAGCAACATGGTGTCGGCGCCCACCGTCTATGTCACCGGTAACACAGTGGTGGACCTGCTTGTCACAGACTGCTCTAGCATTGCAGCACCACAGTCCCACAGTTAG
- the taok2b gene encoding serine/threonine-protein kinase TAO2 isoform X2 — protein MPSSVRAGNLKDPEVAELFYREDPEKLFTDLREIGHGSFGAVYFAHDIRTNEVVAIKKMSYSGKQSNEKWQDIIKEVKFLQKLRHPNTVEYHGCYLREHTAWLVMEYCLGSASDLLEVHKKPLQESEIAAITHGALQGLVYLHSHNMIHRDVKAGNILLTEPGQVKLGDFGSASIVAPANSFVGTPYWMAPEVILAMDEGQYDGKVDVWSLGITCIELAERKPPLFNMNAMSALYHIAQNESPVLQSNHWSDYFRNFVDSCLQKIAQDRPTSDVLLKHHFLCRERPITVVMDLIARTKDAVRELDNLQYRKMKKILFHEAHNGPAPEGGDEEEDVEQYMLRTGTVNSMESSHSLPSMSISASSQSSSVNSLADGSDDSGEMAMMQEGEHTVTSNSSVLHKPLSHDNIYDDPYQPEVDSQREALCGGGGVGGGGGVGGGGGGGGVGGGGVGAGGGGGGGGGGGGGGGGRRRRGRDHFATIRTASLVTRQIQEHEQGSALREQMSGYKRMRRQHQKQLMGLENKLKGEMDEHQLRLDKELENQRNSFSMEGEKLSKKHQAIGEKETKGVLTEEKKFQQHILAQQKKELTSLLESQKRQYRQRKEQLKEELNENQSTPKREKQEWLVHQKECLQQLQAEEEANLLRRQRQYYELQCRQYKRKMLLARHNLEQDLLREDLNKKQTLKDLECAMLLRHHESTQELEFRQLGLVQRTRAELIRTQHQTELTNQMEYNKRREQELRQKHAVEVRQQPKSLKSKELQIKRQFQDTCKIQTRQYKALRNHLLDNTPKSDHKAVLKRLKDEQTRKLAILAEQYDHSINDMLSTQALRLDETQEAEYKVLRMQLQQELELLNAYQSKIKIHTDTQHEKEVKDLEQRVSFRRALLEQRIEEEMLSLQNERSERIRTLLERQAGEIEAFDSESLRLGFSNMALTGIPSEAYPKQGYSNAPPSSSRSAGHWSHGMHQQNVPSQQLSRRSHNSSSSGIGSGASDRRSESSSSSSHGLVMALGHGRDGREVHHSSRSSASSSSSSSSSSSSHHQRHHLPQHYHHQSTPQLYRERERDRDREREKEKEREREWAGVRGSGGDLAHPHPHPFSHHLPSRSSSQSLAILPPPPPAPPSISGPSSSSSSSSSSQGGIYGGGGLGVRGTPNLMALRNSPQPLRRTASGGGPGGSGGSDGVLSRSTSVTSHISNGSHLSYS, from the exons ATGCCGTCGAGTGTGCGGGCCGGGAACCTGAAGGACCCGGAGGTGGCTGAGCTGTTCTACAGGGAGGATCCCGAGAAGCTCTTCACGGACCTCAGGGAGATCGGTCATGGGAGCTTCGGAGCAGTCTACTTC GCCCATGACATCCGCACAAATGAGGTGGTGGCGATCAAGAAGATGTCCTATAGTGGCAAACAGTCCAATGAG AAATGGCAGGATATCATCAAGGAAGTGAAGTTTCTCCAGAAACTGCGCCACCCCAACACTGTCGAGTATCATGGCTGCTACCTGAGAGAGCACACAGCatgg CTGGTGATGGAGTATTGCTTGGGTTCTGCCTCTGACCTCCTAGAAG TCCACAAGAAACCCCTCCAGGAATCGGAAATAGCCGCCATAACCCACGGTGCATTGCAGGGATTGGTGTATCTTCATTCCCACAACATGATTCACAG GGACGTGAAAGCAGGAAACATCTTGCTAACAGAGCCAGGACAGGTCAAACTGGGAGACTTTGGCTCTGCCTCCATCGTTGCTCCGGCGAACTCCTTCGTGGGAACACCTTACTG GATGGCCCCTGAGGTGATCCTCGCCATGGATGAGGGGCAGTATGACGGAAAGGTGGATGTGTGGTCACTTGGCATTACCTGCATAGAGCTGG CGGAGAGGAAGCCTCCTCTGTTCAACATGAATGCTATGAGTGCCTTATACCACATCGCCCAGAATGAGAGCCCTGTGTTGCAGTCTAATCATTG gTCGGATTACTTCAGAAATTTTGTGGACTCCTGTTTACAAAAGATTGCCCAGGACAGACCTACCTCTGATGTGTTGCTCAAG CACCATTTCCTATGCAGAGAGCGCCCCATTACAGTTGTGATGGACCTGATAGCACGCACCAAGGATGCTGTCCGGGAGCTAGACAACCTTCAGTACCGGAAGATGAAGAAAATCCTTTTTCACGAGGCACACAACGGTCCGGCACCAGAGGGAGGTGATGAGGAAGAG GATGTAGAGCAGTACATGTTACGAACCGGCACAGTCAACAGCATGGAGAGCTCCCACTCTCTGCCATCCATGTCAATCAGCGCCAGCTCCCAGAGCAGCTCAGTCAACAGCCTGGCGGACGGCTCTGACGACAGTGGGGAGATGGCCATGATGCAAGAAGGAGAGCACACCGTCACCTCCAACAGCTCCGTCCTGCACAAGCCCCTG AGCCATGACAACATTTACGATGATCCCTATCAGCCAGAAGTTGACTCACAACGAGAGGCTTTATGCGGAGGAGGCGGtgtaggaggaggaggcggtgtaggaggaggaggaggaggaggtggtgtaggaggaggtggtgtaggagcaggtggaggaggaggaggaggaggaggaggaggaggtgggggaGGTGGTAGACGTCGACGAGGCCGAGACCACTTTGCCACCATCAGGACCGCTTCACTGGTCACCCGTCAGATCCAAGAACATGAGCAGGGCTCGGCCCTTAGAGAGCAAATGTCTGG TTACAAGCGAATGAGGCGTCAGCAccagaagcagctgatgggcCTGGAGAACAAGCTAAAAGGAGAGATGGATGAGCACCAGCTAAGACTGGACAAAGAGCTGGAGAATCAGAGGAACAGTTTCTCAATGGAAGGAGAAAAACTGTCCAAAAAGCACCAGGCTATTGGGGAGAAGGAG ACAAAGGGAGTTCTGACTGAGGAGAAGAAGTTCCAGCAGCACATACTGGCCCAGCAAAAGAAGGAGTTGACCAGTCTGCTAGAGTCCCAGAAACGGCAGTATCGACAGCGCAAGGAGCAGCTCAAAGAG GAACTGAATGAGAACCAGTCAACACCAAAGCGGGAGAAGCAGGAGTGGTTGGTGCACCAGAAGGagtgtctgcagcagctgcaggcagaggaagaggcGAACCTGCTGCGGAGGCAGAGGCAGTATTATGAGCTACAGTGTCGCCAATACAagaggaagatgctgctggCGCGCCACAACCTGGAGCAGGATCTGCTCAGAGAG GATCTAAACAAAAAGCAGACTCTGAAGGACTTGGAGTGCGCCATGTTGCTGCGTCACCACGAGTCCACCCAGGAGCTGGAGTTCCGCCAGCTGGGCTTAGTGCAACGTACGCGGGCCGAGCTGATCCGCACGCAGCACCAGACCGAGCTCACCAACCAGATGGAGTATAACAAGAGGCGTGAGCAAGAGCTGCGTCAGAAACACGCCGTGGAGGTCCGCCAGCAGCCCAAGAGCCTCAAA TCCAAAGAGCTTCAGATTAAGCGACAGTTCCAGGACACCTGTAAGATCCAAACCCGTCAGTACAAGGCCCTGCGCAACCACCTGCTGGACAACACGCCCAAGTCGGACCACAAGGCCGTGCTGAAGCGGCTGAAGGATGAGCAGACTCGAAAGTTGGCCATCCTGGCCGAGCAGTATGACCACTCCATCAATGACATGCTGTCCACACAGGCT CTGCGATTGGACGAGACCCAGGAAGCGGAGTACAAGGTGCTGCGGATGCAGCTGCAGCAAGAGTTGGAGCTGCTGAACGCCTACCAGAGCAAGATCAAGATCCACACCGACACGCAGCACGAGAAGGAGGTCAAGGACCTGGAGCAGAGGGTGTCCTTTCGCCGGGCCTTGCTGGAGCAGAGG ATCGAGGAGGAGATGTTATCCCTGCAGAACGAGCGCTCAGAACGAATTCGGACCCTCTTGGAGCGGCAGGCCGGCGAGATCGAGGCCTTTGACTCCGAGAGCCTCCGTCTGGGTTTCAGCAACATGGCACTGACGGGCATCCCCAGCGAAGCCTACCCCAAGCAGGGCTACTCCAACGCTCCGCCCTCCAGCTCCCGCTCCGCTGGCCATTGGAGCCATGGCATGCACCAGCAGAACGTGCCCTCGCAGCAGCTCTCCCGCCGCAgccacaacagcagcagcagcggcatcGGCAGCGGCGCCAGTGACCGCAGGAGcgagtcctcctcctcctcctcccacgGGTTGGTGATGGCCCTAGGGCACGGAAGGGATGGGAGGGAGGTGCACCATTCATCCCGCTCTtctgcctcctcttcctcctcctcctcctcctcgtcttccTCGCACCACCAGCGCCACCACCTGCCCCAACACTACCACCACCAGAGCACACCCCAGCTCTACCGTGAGCGGGAAAGGGATCGAGACAGGGAgcgggagaaggagaaggagagggaGCGGGAGTGGGCCGGAGTGCGAGGCTCAGGCGGCGACCTGGCCCACCCACACCCCCATCCCTTCTCCCATCACCTCCCCTCGCGCTCTTCCTCTCAGTCCCTGGCCATATTGCCTCCCCCaccacctgctcctccctccatTTCCGGCCCatcatcctcttcctcttcctcttcctcctcgcaAGGGGGGATATACGGTGGTGGCGGGCTGGGCGTGCGCGGAACACCCAACCTGATGGCCCTGAGGAACAGCCCCCAGCCTCTTAGGAGGACGGCGTCCGGCGGGGGGCCAGGAGGCTCTGGGGGCAGTGACGGCGTCCTGAGCCGAAGCACCTCCGTCACTTCGCACATCTCCAACGGCTCCCACCTCTCCTACTCTTAG
- the taok2b gene encoding serine/threonine-protein kinase TAO2 isoform X1 — protein sequence MPSSVRAGNLKDPEVAELFYREDPEKLFTDLREIGHGSFGAVYFAHDIRTNEVVAIKKMSYSGKQSNEKWQDIIKEVKFLQKLRHPNTVEYHGCYLREHTAWLVMEYCLGSASDLLEVHKKPLQESEIAAITHGALQGLVYLHSHNMIHRDVKAGNILLTEPGQVKLGDFGSASIVAPANSFVGTPYWMAPEVILAMDEGQYDGKVDVWSLGITCIELAERKPPLFNMNAMSALYHIAQNESPVLQSNHWSDYFRNFVDSCLQKIAQDRPTSDVLLKHHFLCRERPITVVMDLIARTKDAVRELDNLQYRKMKKILFHEAHNGPAPEGGDEEEDVEQYMLRTGTVNSMESSHSLPSMSISASSQSSSVNSLADGSDDSGEMAMMQEGEHTVTSNSSVLHKPLSHDNIYDDPYQPEVDSQREALCGGGGVGGGGGVGGGGGGGGVGGGGVGAGGGGGGGGGGGGGGGGRRRRGRDHFATIRTASLVTRQIQEHEQGSALREQMSGYKRMRRQHQKQLMGLENKLKGEMDEHQLRLDKELENQRNSFSMEGEKLSKKHQAIGEKETKGVLTEEKKFQQHILAQQKKELTSLLESQKRQYRQRKEQLKEELNENQSTPKREKQEWLVHQKECLQQLQAEEEANLLRRQRQYYELQCRQYKRKMLLARHNLEQDLLREDLNKKQTLKDLECAMLLRHHESTQELEFRQLGLVQRTRAELIRTQHQTELTNQMEYNKRREQELRQKHAVEVRQQPKSLKVSESTQSEGSPEERTSQSTEGPSSNWGSEEGAGEVEDMEGSELEKENEAVMKDVHDAGDELDGAVVALGDDEVYTEGEEEVEGVRLSVVDRKFEVDEEDRDRKGSEGRDDEADGTEVREIEGVQWEYVEDDGKTSHDEEEDEGRGVADGCPSEFISPEKRRHRERAIDELSEFYFANTPEELEPVTLSPPPTPPPAQTSLPSLFSHAICLLLSLSAAAQPSNLTLLLLSIFLLSLRRSPPLPSVASLILSAELAFLALFFSYLLLRSCCSLSLSTFLSLSLWAAGLFSLGLSLSLGIYYIPMILISASFLSSPSLFLSLYLVIVLVVRPARDFFQHAPRKVNRLCMRILFRLPRPLFAMCQSVMGGMAERNLYEMFPKAGRNWGVRQSKIPVPLKSLPIECQARCPNTSHLAKGLLWMRRFSGRPLGVLADFANTIVIKLARQVLRKLPLNVRIKLQTLGLLKEEIPSRLPRLLPREVRERRQKERRRRERERQRREERERMFREEARWECGLRRTSSGRFVRGKIRPWR from the exons ATGCCGTCGAGTGTGCGGGCCGGGAACCTGAAGGACCCGGAGGTGGCTGAGCTGTTCTACAGGGAGGATCCCGAGAAGCTCTTCACGGACCTCAGGGAGATCGGTCATGGGAGCTTCGGAGCAGTCTACTTC GCCCATGACATCCGCACAAATGAGGTGGTGGCGATCAAGAAGATGTCCTATAGTGGCAAACAGTCCAATGAG AAATGGCAGGATATCATCAAGGAAGTGAAGTTTCTCCAGAAACTGCGCCACCCCAACACTGTCGAGTATCATGGCTGCTACCTGAGAGAGCACACAGCatgg CTGGTGATGGAGTATTGCTTGGGTTCTGCCTCTGACCTCCTAGAAG TCCACAAGAAACCCCTCCAGGAATCGGAAATAGCCGCCATAACCCACGGTGCATTGCAGGGATTGGTGTATCTTCATTCCCACAACATGATTCACAG GGACGTGAAAGCAGGAAACATCTTGCTAACAGAGCCAGGACAGGTCAAACTGGGAGACTTTGGCTCTGCCTCCATCGTTGCTCCGGCGAACTCCTTCGTGGGAACACCTTACTG GATGGCCCCTGAGGTGATCCTCGCCATGGATGAGGGGCAGTATGACGGAAAGGTGGATGTGTGGTCACTTGGCATTACCTGCATAGAGCTGG CGGAGAGGAAGCCTCCTCTGTTCAACATGAATGCTATGAGTGCCTTATACCACATCGCCCAGAATGAGAGCCCTGTGTTGCAGTCTAATCATTG gTCGGATTACTTCAGAAATTTTGTGGACTCCTGTTTACAAAAGATTGCCCAGGACAGACCTACCTCTGATGTGTTGCTCAAG CACCATTTCCTATGCAGAGAGCGCCCCATTACAGTTGTGATGGACCTGATAGCACGCACCAAGGATGCTGTCCGGGAGCTAGACAACCTTCAGTACCGGAAGATGAAGAAAATCCTTTTTCACGAGGCACACAACGGTCCGGCACCAGAGGGAGGTGATGAGGAAGAG GATGTAGAGCAGTACATGTTACGAACCGGCACAGTCAACAGCATGGAGAGCTCCCACTCTCTGCCATCCATGTCAATCAGCGCCAGCTCCCAGAGCAGCTCAGTCAACAGCCTGGCGGACGGCTCTGACGACAGTGGGGAGATGGCCATGATGCAAGAAGGAGAGCACACCGTCACCTCCAACAGCTCCGTCCTGCACAAGCCCCTG AGCCATGACAACATTTACGATGATCCCTATCAGCCAGAAGTTGACTCACAACGAGAGGCTTTATGCGGAGGAGGCGGtgtaggaggaggaggcggtgtaggaggaggaggaggaggaggtggtgtaggaggaggtggtgtaggagcaggtggaggaggaggaggaggaggaggaggaggaggtgggggaGGTGGTAGACGTCGACGAGGCCGAGACCACTTTGCCACCATCAGGACCGCTTCACTGGTCACCCGTCAGATCCAAGAACATGAGCAGGGCTCGGCCCTTAGAGAGCAAATGTCTGG TTACAAGCGAATGAGGCGTCAGCAccagaagcagctgatgggcCTGGAGAACAAGCTAAAAGGAGAGATGGATGAGCACCAGCTAAGACTGGACAAAGAGCTGGAGAATCAGAGGAACAGTTTCTCAATGGAAGGAGAAAAACTGTCCAAAAAGCACCAGGCTATTGGGGAGAAGGAG ACAAAGGGAGTTCTGACTGAGGAGAAGAAGTTCCAGCAGCACATACTGGCCCAGCAAAAGAAGGAGTTGACCAGTCTGCTAGAGTCCCAGAAACGGCAGTATCGACAGCGCAAGGAGCAGCTCAAAGAG GAACTGAATGAGAACCAGTCAACACCAAAGCGGGAGAAGCAGGAGTGGTTGGTGCACCAGAAGGagtgtctgcagcagctgcaggcagaggaagaggcGAACCTGCTGCGGAGGCAGAGGCAGTATTATGAGCTACAGTGTCGCCAATACAagaggaagatgctgctggCGCGCCACAACCTGGAGCAGGATCTGCTCAGAGAG GATCTAAACAAAAAGCAGACTCTGAAGGACTTGGAGTGCGCCATGTTGCTGCGTCACCACGAGTCCACCCAGGAGCTGGAGTTCCGCCAGCTGGGCTTAGTGCAACGTACGCGGGCCGAGCTGATCCGCACGCAGCACCAGACCGAGCTCACCAACCAGATGGAGTATAACAAGAGGCGTGAGCAAGAGCTGCGTCAGAAACACGCCGTGGAGGTCCGCCAGCAGCCCAAGAGCCTCAAAGTGAGTGAGAGCACCCAGAGCGAGGGGTCTCCTGAGGAGAGAACGAGCCAGTCGACCGAGGGTCCGAGCAGCAACTGGGGCAgtgaggagggggcgggagaggtGGAGGACATGGAGGGTAGTGAGTTAGAAAAAGAGAATGAGGCGGTCATGAAGGATGTGCATGATGCTGGGGATGAGCTTGATGGAGCAGTGGTAGCATTAGGAGATGATGAAGTTTATACAGAAGGAGAAGAGGAAGTGGAGGGAGTGAGGCTCTCTGTAGTTGACAGGAAGTTTGAAGTAGATGAGGAGGACAGAGATCGAAAGGGAAGTGAAGGCAGGGATGATGAAGCTGATGGGACCGAGGTGAGGGAAATAGAGGGAGTGCAGTGGGAATATGTAGAGGATGACGGTAAAACTTCACAcgatgaagaggaggatgagggCAGGGGTGTGGCTGATGGTTGTCCATCCGAGTTCATCTCCCCGGAAAAGAGACGGCACCGTGAGCGAGCGATCGATGAGCTATCAGAGTTTTACTTCGCTAACACTCCAGAGGAGCTGGAGCCCGTTACCTTGTCGCCTCCTCCCACCCCTCCCCCTGCCCAGACTTCCCTCCCCTCACTCTTTTCTCATGCCATCTGCCTCCTGCTCTCCCTCTCGGCTGCTGCTCAGCCCTCCAACCTCACTTTGCTGCtgctctccatctttctcctctCTCTCCGTCGTTCGCCACCCCTGCCCTCGGTGGCCTCACTTATCCTCTCCGCTGAGCTCGCTTTCTTGGCGCTCTTCTTCTCATACCTCCTCCTGCGCTCCTGCTGCTCCCTGTCCCTCTCCACCTTCCTGTCCTTAAGCCTATGGGCTGCCGGCCTCTTCAGTTTAGGACTGTCCCTCAGTTTGGGAATTTACTACATCCCCATGATTTTAATCTCAGCCTCCTTCCTTagctctccctccctcttcCTTTCCCTCTACTTGGTTATTGTGTTGGTTGTCAGGCCAGCCCGGGACTTCTTCCAGCACGCACCCCGCAAAGTCAACCGTTTGTGTATGCGCATCCTTTTCCGTCTGCCGCGACCTCTGTTCGCCATGTGCCAGTCGGTCATGGGCGGAATGGCAGAGCGAAACCTTTATGAGATGTTCCCCAAAGCTGGGCGCAACTGGGGTGTGCGCCAGTCCAAAATTCCAGTTCCCCTGAAGAGCTTGCCGATAGAGTGTCAGGCTCGCTGCCCAAACACCTCTCACCTGGCCAAGGGCCTGCTCTGGATGAGGCGCTTCAGTGGGCGGCCCCTTGGGGTCCTGGCAGACTTTGCTAACACCATAGTGATAAAACTGGCCAGACAGGTTCTCAGAAAGCTGCCGCTCAATGTTCGGATCAAACTCCAAACTCTGGGCCTCTTAAAGGAGGAGATCCCCAGCAGGTTGCCCCGACTGCTCCCCCGGGAGGTCCGAGAGAGGAGGcagaaggagaggaggagaagggaGAGGGAGCgacagaggagggaggagagggagCGGATGTTTCGTGAGGAGGCGAGATGGGAGTGTGGGTTGAGGCGAACTTCATCTGGAAGGTTTGTCAGGGGGAAAATCCGGCCATGGAGATAG